The DNA sequence CGAGCACCCGGATCGCCACCTTTCTCGATGGCATTTACCAGCGCCCGCTGGGAGGGAACAATCCCCAGGAAGACATTGGCCACCATGATGGTTCCTATTATGGCGCCCACATGAATGTAAGCACCCCTCCCGGTGAACACCTGGAACAGGCCCCAGTCTGCCAGTACCAGAATGGCGAACAGTATCAGGCCGAAGGCCTTGCCGTTGTCTGCCAGCGGGCTGCGAATCAGCGCTTCGTATATGGCCAGCACGACAGCGATGGTGCCCAGGCCAATGGCTATGGCGGTGCCGATACTGATGTCTGCTTTCGATGGATCTATCAGGTAACCGGGTGAACCCATGTAGTAGACAACAAACAGCAGAGACAAGCCGCTTAACAGTGTCGCGTAAGCCTCCCATTTGAACCAGTGGAGTTCCTTGGGCATTTCCCTGGGACTGAGCTCGTACTTGGCGATTTCATAGATGCCACCACCATGGATGGCCCAAAGGTCACCCTTGATGCCTTCCTGCTTTTTCCATTCCGGAGGTTCCCGAAGGTGGTTATCCAGCCAGACAAAGTAGAATGAGGCACCGATCCAGGCGACTCCGGCAATAACATGAAACCAGCGAACGAGAAGGGATAGCCATTCGCTCAGATATGCTTCCATGGGTCAGGCTCCTTGCGTGTGAGAATGGGTGGGCGAAGTTCCGGATTGAGGCAGCGCGGGCCGCAGGTATCGCACCTGACCGGCCACAACCGTTGCGGCGATGGCGCGGTCATCCCCGAGGATCATCAGGTTGAAAAGTGTTTCCGAAAGGTTGTTGATGTAGGGCTCCTTCATGGCAAGCATCGGCGAGGCGTGATGATCTAGCACGACAAAATCGGCGATTTTTCCCGGCTCGAAGTTGCCACTATCTTCATCCCGGTGCAGTACCCGGGCGTTACCAAGAGTGGCCAGGTAAAACGCCTGCCAGGGCGTCATGGTTTGCCCGCGCAGGCGGCAGACCTTGTAGGCTTCGGCCATGGTGGCGAGCATAGAAAGGCTGGTGCCGCCGCCGACATCCGAGGCGAGACCTACGGCCACGCCCGCATCGCGGGCTGCGCGGAAATCAAACAGGCCGCTACCAAGAAAGGTGTTGGATGTGGGGCAGAAGGCAACCCTGCTGCCTGTGTCTGCAAGTCGCTGGCGGTCCTCATCATTGATGTGGATGCCGTGGGCCAGCACGGTATGATCTCCGAGCAGACCATAATGATCGTAGATGTCGAGGTAGCTTGTGCGCTCGGGGAAGAGTTCGCCGACCCATTTGATCTCCCCGGTGTTTTCGGCCCAATGGGTCTGAACCATGGCATCCGGGTACTCTTCAGCCAGCTGTCCTGCGAGAGCTAACTGCTCCGGCGTGGAGGTGGCGGCAAAGCGGGGCGTAATGGCGTAACGCTGGCGGCCACGGCGGTGCCACTTTTTCAGCAATGCCAGGCTGTCAGTGTAGCTCCCGGAGGTGGTGTCTTTGAGATTCGCCGGTGCGTACCTGTCCATCATTACCTTGCCGGCGGTCAGCCCCATGCCGCGTTCTTCGGCGGCCTCGAACAAAGCGTCCACCGATTCCGGGTGTGAAGTGCAGAACACCAGTGCCGATGTAGTGCCGTGACACAACAGCAGATCGGCAAACCGGCGGGCTTCGACTCCGGCCCAGTCGACATCGCTGAAACGCGCCTCGTGGGGAAAGGTGTAGGTTTCCAGCCAGTCGAGCAGTTGTGTGCCGTAGCTGGCCATAACGCCGAGTTGTGGCATATGGACGTGTGTGTCGATGAAACCGGGAACAATCAGGCCATCCGGCCAGCAGGTAACCTGAGTGGTGGCGGCCAACCGTGGGAGCCATTCGCTGGCTGTGCCTGCGGCAAGCACCTTGCCCTGATGCAGAACAAGCAGGCCGTCCTCAAAATACGCCACGCTGTTCGGCCTGGGTTCAGGATCATTGCCGGGATCATCCAGGAAATGCAGCAGGGTTCCACGATGCGCTTCGCAGCCATGGGGCAGTGTTGTGTCGGAGAATGTGCTCATCAGCTTCCCCGGTAGGTTGAGAAGCCCCACTGGTTCAGCAGTAGTGGGACGTGGTAGTGGGTGTCCGGGTCACTGACCTGGAAATCCAGGCAGACCTCGGGGAAGAAGGTGTCCAGGCCACGGGACTGATACCACTCGCCGGTGGCGAACCGGAGCCGGTAATGGCCGGTTGCGATGGGAGTGTCGAACCAGCTCATCACGCGTCCGTCACCGTCGGTAGTGCCCTGGGCGACGGGAGTCTCGTTCTGGCCATTGATCCGGTACAGTGCAACGTTCACCCCGGCTGCAGGAGTCCCACTCCCCAGGTCCAGAATGTGCGTAGTCACGGGGCTCTTCTGGCTCATAGCAGTTTCTCCAGTCGTAGTTCGGTGATTTTTGCCTGTTCGGCGGCGGCGGTGGCTATTTCCTGGGCCCGGGTCTGAGTCAGGCGAGCTTCCAGAAGCTCCAGCATTTCCCCGGCGGATTTGCCGGTCGCGCACACAATGAAGATAAAGCCGAATTTCTCCTGATAGGCGTCGTTGCCGGCCTTCAGGCGCTGCAGAATGTCCTCCGGGGCCTGGCGGGCACCTGCCTGTTCACCGCTGGCCATTGCCCGGGTGCTGGCGTATTTCGCTCGCAGACTGTCGATATCGCCTATTTTCGGGTGTGCGCTGAAGGCCTGAAGCCAGTCCTGTTCTGTCAGCTTTGGCCACAGGTCACGGCTTTGAGTGATCAGGGCACTTTTGTCACGATAGGGTAGGCCTTCCAGCATGCCCTCCACCCAGGTTTCAGCGGCACAACAGTTTCGCAGCTGGGCTTCTGCTTCATCCCGGGGCAGGGTATTGAGTGTTTCTGCGGTCATTCGGAGATGTCTCCTGTCTCAGTGTTTTTGATCAGTCCCTTGAGCTCCTTCCAGGGCAGACCCCGGCGAGCTGGTGTTGTCTGAGAAGGCGAGACGGCCAGGGTGAGGAGTTCGGCACTGATAGAAACAGCGACCTCCATCGGGCGTTTTCCAGGTACATCGGTGCGCCCGACGGGGCAGCGAATGCTGTTAATGTCGGCGGCACTGAAGCCCCTGTGGTCCAGTCGTTTGCGGAACCGCTCGGCCTTGGTGTCCGAGCCGATCAGGCCAATGCCTGCGCAGTCCCCGCTGGTCAGCAGGATACGGCAGAGATCGAAGTCCAGCTGGTGGTTGTGGGTCAGAATCAGCACTTGCTTGCCGGCACATAGTGCCGGTGCATCACCGACAGGATCATCCGTATGGTGAATGCGGACATTGCCCGGGCACTCTGCCGGAAACTGGTCGGCACGTTCATCTACCCAGGTTATTCTCCAGGGCAATCCGCCGAGAATTGTCACCAGGGCTTTAGCTACATGGCCAGCGCCAAAAATAACCAGTTCCTGTTCGCACCCCGGGTTAGCCTCCAGGAGAACCGAGACGCTTCCGCCGCAACACTGACCAAGGCTCGCGCCCAGAGGGAAATTGGCCA is a window from the Marinobacter sp. ANT_B65 genome containing:
- a CDS encoding urate hydroxylase PuuD, which translates into the protein MEAYLSEWLSLLVRWFHVIAGVAWIGASFYFVWLDNHLREPPEWKKQEGIKGDLWAIHGGGIYEIAKYELSPREMPKELHWFKWEAYATLLSGLSLLFVVYYMGSPGYLIDPSKADISIGTAIAIGLGTIAVVLAIYEALIRSPLADNGKAFGLILFAILVLADWGLFQVFTGRGAYIHVGAIIGTIMVANVFLGIVPSQRALVNAIEKGGDPGARVARLAMLAKLRSTHNNYLTLPVLLIMISNHYPLLYGHSYGWAVLASIGFIAAFARHYFNLRHRDINQPWILVVAAFLTATLIWAIAPAPVTSETADGQAVSDETASAIISTHCVACHSSAPSHPAFQSPPAGIMFDELSLLANHAGKVRQVAVDSHYMPLGNVTGMTDEERQQLGQWLMSNKPE
- the guaD gene encoding guanine deaminase, encoding MSTFSDTTLPHGCEAHRGTLLHFLDDPGNDPEPRPNSVAYFEDGLLVLHQGKVLAAGTASEWLPRLAATTQVTCWPDGLIVPGFIDTHVHMPQLGVMASYGTQLLDWLETYTFPHEARFSDVDWAGVEARRFADLLLCHGTTSALVFCTSHPESVDALFEAAEERGMGLTAGKVMMDRYAPANLKDTTSGSYTDSLALLKKWHRRGRQRYAITPRFAATSTPEQLALAGQLAEEYPDAMVQTHWAENTGEIKWVGELFPERTSYLDIYDHYGLLGDHTVLAHGIHINDEDRQRLADTGSRVAFCPTSNTFLGSGLFDFRAARDAGVAVGLASDVGGGTSLSMLATMAEAYKVCRLRGQTMTPWQAFYLATLGNARVLHRDEDSGNFEPGKIADFVVLDHHASPMLAMKEPYINNLSETLFNLMILGDDRAIAATVVAGQVRYLRPALPQSGTSPTHSHTQGA
- the uraH gene encoding hydroxyisourate hydrolase codes for the protein MSQKSPVTTHILDLGSGTPAAGVNVALYRINGQNETPVAQGTTDGDGRVMSWFDTPIATGHYRLRFATGEWYQSRGLDTFFPEVCLDFQVSDPDTHYHVPLLLNQWGFSTYRGS
- the uraD gene encoding 2-oxo-4-hydroxy-4-carboxy-5-ureidoimidazoline decarboxylase; translated protein: MTAETLNTLPRDEAEAQLRNCCAAETWVEGMLEGLPYRDKSALITQSRDLWPKLTEQDWLQAFSAHPKIGDIDSLRAKYASTRAMASGEQAGARQAPEDILQRLKAGNDAYQEKFGFIFIVCATGKSAGEMLELLEARLTQTRAQEIATAAAEQAKITELRLEKLL
- the xdhC gene encoding xanthine dehydrogenase accessory protein XdhC, with the protein product MDRRLNWYQAVALCEDQGEPYVLVTVLGVTGSVPREPSSKMVVTGTQSYDTIGGGHLEYRICQQAREHLARQDFTSEMANFPLGASLGQCCGGSVSVLLEANPGCEQELVIFGAGHVAKALVTILGGLPWRITWVDERADQFPAECPGNVRIHHTDDPVGDAPALCAGKQVLILTHNHQLDFDLCRILLTSGDCAGIGLIGSDTKAERFRKRLDHRGFSAADINSIRCPVGRTDVPGKRPMEVAVSISAELLTLAVSPSQTTPARRGLPWKELKGLIKNTETGDISE